A single Negativicutes bacterium DNA region contains:
- a CDS encoding 2-oxoglutarate ferredoxin oxidoreductase subunit beta (catalyzes the coenzyme A-dependent formation of succinyl-CoA from 2-oxoglutarate and ferredoxin), translating into ANQLKDLIKSGIQNKGFSLIEAITACPTYFGRKNKMGGPVEMMTWQKDHAVPVKAAEKMTVEQLDDKFLTGELYYKPEPEYCEQYARTILSAEAGK; encoded by the coding sequence CGCCAATCAGCTGAAAGACCTGATCAAGAGCGGCATTCAAAACAAAGGCTTTTCCCTGATTGAAGCCATTACGGCCTGCCCGACTTATTTTGGCCGCAAGAACAAAATGGGTGGACCGGTGGAGATGATGACCTGGCAAAAGGATCACGCCGTACCGGTCAAAGCCGCCGAAAAAATGACGGTTGAACAACTGGACGATAAATTCCTGACCGGCGAGTTATACTATAAACCGGAGCCGGAATACTGCGAGCAGTATGCCAGGACAATCTTAAGCGCGGAGGCGGGAAAATAA